The following proteins are encoded in a genomic region of Gossypium hirsutum isolate 1008001.06 chromosome D05, Gossypium_hirsutum_v2.1, whole genome shotgun sequence:
- the LOC107903689 gene encoding DExH-box ATP-dependent RNA helicase DExH15 chloroplastic, whose amino-acid sequence MNTLSILTLPSLFRQAKHSQFPHFRSISQSLPFPRPTSILSPLSFRLSFKSPRSPFSAEPQLSDEELEDDEDDDDFEAADEYDEYEDVSGEVSNDVRPSEDEDEDYTENENENEKEISVDSSNWQIESTWQRVEKLCNLVKELGEEMIDVDALADIYDFRIDKFQRMAIEAFLRGSSVVVSAPTSSGKTLIAEAAAVATVARRRRLFYTTPLKALSNQKFRQFRETFGDNNVGLLTGDSAVNKDAQILVLTTEILRNMLYNSVGMASSGSGLFHVDVIVLDEVHYLSDISRGTVWEEIVIYCPKEVQLISLSATVANPDELAGWIGQIHGKTELVKSSWRPVPLTWHFSTKTSLFPLLNDKGTHMNRKLSLNYLQLSASGVNSYRDDGSRRRNYRDDGSRRRNSRRHGRNGSFDSIVGMSEQPLSKNDKNMIRRSQVPQVVDTLWQLKAKDMLPAIWFIFNRRGCDAAVQYVEDCSLLDECEMSEVELALKKFRLLYPDAVRETAVKGLIRGVAAHHAGCLPLWKSFVEELFQRGLVKVVFATETLAAGINMPARTAVISSLSKRTSTGRIQLSPNELLQMAGRAGRRGIDERGHVVIVQTPYEGAEESCKLLFSGVEPLISQFTASYGMVLNLLGGAKVTRHSNESDETNTLQARRTLEEARKLVEQSFGNYLGSNVMLAAKEELAKIQKEIEALTYEISDEAIDRKSQKLLTEVAYKEIADLQEELRAEKRVRTELRRRMELKRFSALKPLLKDFENGHLPFICLQYKDSEGVENFVPAVYLAEVESLDGSKLKNMVSVDDSFALSSVGTSDTHQDVEPTYYVALGSDNSWYLFTEKWIKTVYRSGFPNVALTRGEALPREIMRTLLDKEETQWEKLADSELGGLWCIEGSLETWSWSLNVPVLSSLSENDEVLHMSQAYIESVERYREQRNKVARLKKKIARTEGFREYKKILDRAKLTEEKIKRLKARSNHLINRMEQIEPSGWKEFLQISKVIHETRALDINTHVIFPLGETAAAIRGENELWLAMVLRNKILLELKPAQLAAVCASLVSEGIKVRAWKNNNYIYESSSTVLNVISLLEEQRNSFVQLQEKHEVEIACCLDGQFSGMVEAWASGLSWRELMMDCAMDEGDLARLLRRTIDLLAQIPKLPDIDTLLRKNATTASNVMDRPPISELTG is encoded by the exons ATGAACACTCTCTCAATCCTCACCCTTCCTTCTCTTTTCCGACAAGCCAAACACTCCCAATTCCCTCACTTCCGCTCCATTTCTCAATCCCTACCTTTCCCTCGCCCCACTTCCATCCTCTCTCCGCTTTCTTTTCGTCTCTCTTTCAAATCCCCTCGCTCTCCCTTCTCCGCTGAGCCCCAACTCTCTGACGAGGAACTCGAAGATGACGAAGACGACGATGATTTTGAAGCTGCTGATGAATACGACGAATACGAAGACGTTTCCGGTGAAGTTTCCAATGATGTCCGACCGAGCGAAGACGAAGATGAAGACTATAccgaaaacgaaaacgaaaacgaaaaagAAATCTCAGTGGATTCATCCAACTGGCAGATAGAATCCACTTGGCAACGAGTTGAAAAGCTTTGTAATCTAGTTAAGGAATTGGGGGAGGAAATGATTGACGTCGATGCACTCGCTGATATTTACGATTTTCGCATTGATAAATTTCAG AGAATGGCGATAGAAGCATTTTTAAGGGGTTCGTCTGTGGTGGTTTCAGCGCCCACCAGCAGCGGAAAGACTTTAATTGCGGAAGCTGCTGCCGTGGCGACGGTAGCCAGGAGAAGGAGGTTATTCTATACAACTCCGCTTAAGGCATTATCCAATCAGAAGTTTCGACAGTTTAG GGAGACATTTGGGGATAATAATGTTGGCCTTCTCACAGGAGATTCTGCTGTCAACAAGGATGCTCAGATTTTAGTCTTGACTACAGAGATTCTGCGGAACATGCTGTATAATAG TGTTGGAATGGCTTCTTCTGGGAGTGGTCTTTTTCATGTTGATGTGATTGTTCTTGATGAGGTTCATTATTTAAGTGACATATCTCGGGGTACTGTGTGGGAGGAGATT GTGATTTATTGCCCTAAAGAAGTTCAACTTATAAGCCTGTCAGCGACAGTTGCAAATCCAGATGAGCTAGCTGGTTGGATTGGTCAG ATTCATGGTAAAACAGAGCTGGTAAAATCATCATGGCGTCCCGTTCCATTGACTTGGCACTTCTCAACAAAGACCTCTTTATTTCCGCTTCTTAATGACAAGGGAACACACATGAATAG GAAGTTGTCACTCAATTATTTACAACTTTCTGCTTCAGGAGTTAACTCGTACAGGGATGATGGATCTAGAAGAAGGAATTACAGGGATGATGGATCTAGAAGAAGGAATTCACGAAGACATGGAAGAAACGGTAGCTTTGATAGTATAGTTGGCATGTCTGAGCAGCCTCTTTCAAAGAATGACAAAAACATGATTCGCCGTTCACAG GTTCCTCAAGTTGTTGATACACTATGGCAACTCAAAGCAAAGGACATGCTTCCagcaatttggtttatttttaatAGGAGAGGCTGTGACGCAGCTGTGCAGTATGTTGAAGATTGTAGCCTTTTGGATGAGTGTGAGATGAGTGAGGTAGAACTTGCATTGAAGAAGTTTCGGCTTCTGTATCCTGATGCTGTGAGGGAGACTGCAGTGAAAGGACTAATTAGAGGGGTGGCTGCACATCATGCTGGTTGTCTTCCACTATGGAAATCATTTGTTGAGGAGCTCTTTCAGCGAGGACTTGTTAAGGTTGTTTTTGCTACAGAAACCCTGGCGGCTGGAATTAATATGCCTGCTAGGACTGCTGTTATTTCATCTCTTAGCAAAAGGACAAGCACTGGACGTATCCAATTAAGCCCTAATGAACTGCTTCAAATGGCAGGGCGTGCTGGACGTAGAGGCATAGATGAAAGGGGCCATGTTGTGATAGTGCAGACTCCTTATGAAGGTGCTGAAGAGAGCTGCAAGCTTCTATTTTCTGGAGTTGAACCCCTCATATCACAGTTCACTGCTTCATATGGAATGGTGTTGAATCTTCTAGGAGGTGCAAAAGTTACTCGTCACTCCAATGAATCGGATGAAACAAACACATTACAAGCAAGGAGAACTTTGGAAGAGGCAAGGAAATTAGTTGAACAAAGTTTTGGAAATTACTTAGGCAGCAATGTGATGCTTGCTGCAAAAGAGGAGCTTGCTAAAATACAGAAAGAGATAGAAGCATTGACTTACGAAATTAGTGATGAGGCTATAGATAGAAAGAGCCAGAAACTTCTAACGGAGGTGGCATATAAGGAGATTGCAGATTTACAAGAGGAATTAAGGGCAGAAAAACGTGTCAGGACTGAACTTCGAAGAAGGATGGAGTTGAAGAGATTTTCTGCTCTGAAACCTCTCCTAAAGGATTTTGAAAATGGACACCTACCCTTCATTTGCTTGCAGTATAAGGATTCTGAAGGAGTTGAAAACTTCGTTCCTGCTGTTTATCTAGCAGAGGTTGAATCGCTTGATGGGTCAAAACTTAAGAACATGGTTTCGGTTGATGATTCTTTTGCACTGAGCAGTGTTGGAACATCTGACACTCATCAAGATGTTGAACCAACTTATTATGTGGCCCTTGGTTCAGATAACTCCTGGTATCTATTTACAGAAAAGTGGATTAAAACTGTTTATAGAAGTGGCTTTCCCAATGTTGCTTTAACTCGGGGGGAAGCTTTGCCCCGGGAAATAATGAGGACACTTCTCGATAAAGAGGAAACACAATGGGAAAAACTTGCTGATTCTGAGCTTGGTGGTCTATGGTGCATTGAAGGATCTCTGGAGACATGGTCTTGGAGTCTAAATGTGCCAGTTTTAAGTAGTCTTTCCGAAAATGATGAGGTGTTACATATGTCACAAGCATACATTGAATCAGTGGAACGTTACAGAGAACAAAGGAACAAAGTTGCACGTTTGAAGAAAAAGATAGCCCGTACTGAGGGCTTCCGAGAATATAAAAAGATCTTGGACAGGGCTAAGCTTACAGAGGAAAAGATAAAACGGTTGAAGGCTAGATCAAATCATTTGATCAATAGAATGGAGCAAATTGAACCTTCTGGTTGGAAGGAGTTTCTACAAATCAGCAAAGTCATTCATGAAACAAGGGCATTAGACATCAATACACATGTAATATTTCCCCTGGGTGAAACAGCAGCTGCAATTCGAGGAGAAAATGAACTGTGGTTGGCAATGGTACTTCGAAACAAAATCTTGCTAGAGTTAAAGCCTGCGCAACTCGCTGCTGTGTGTGCGAGTTTAGTGTCCGAGGGGATCAAGGTACGCGCATGGAAAAACAATAATTACATATACGAATCTTCGTCTACTGTCCTAAATGTGATTAGTTTACTAGAAGAACAAAGGAACTCGTTTGTCCAACTTCAAGAGAAACATGAGGTAGAGATAGCTTGTTGTTTAGATGGCCAGTTTTCAGGAATGGTGGAAGCCTGGGCGTCTGGGTTATCATGGAGGGAATTGATGATGGATTGTGCAATGGATGAGGGTGATTTAGCTCGACTATTACGAAGAACGATTGACCTTTTGGCTCAGATACCTAAATTGCCTGATATCGATACTTTGCTGCGGAAAAATGCCACAACTGCATCCAATGTCATGGATCGTCCACCCATAAGCGAGCTCACTGGATGA